The nucleotide window TAGAAATATAATCTAATCATGTAGAAGGCTTTGAAGagaaacaatgaaacaaaagattctgcaggaggagagaaaggtCAAAATTTAGCACTAAAATGCAAAGCATGAAAACTAAGGTAAAGGTATTGTTGAAAATACTCCCTCTTGGTAGAAACAGTGTTCCAGAAAACACCCTCAACCAAAGCATAGCAGGTAGATATGCCTTTAAAGCTGTGTAAAGATTAATGACACAGTTTCTACAGACAACTGATTTGTTCAGAAATGGCAAGTGGAAGAAAGGTAAAGTTACAGTAACTCCCACCAGCCCATGGTGGAGAAGGAGATCCCTCAGCTCCTCTCGGCTGGAAAAGGAATGGTGGAATTCTGCCCCTGGCTGCCTAGAAGGGGGGCCCAGGAACAACAACCTGTGGGTCTGTCCACGGAAGCCTGTGGAGTCCCTGCAAATTGCTCTGCTGGAGTCAAAACCAGAATTTGGCGGTGAAACCAGAGTTTCTGATGACACAGCAAAACCCAACTTCCTTGGGTTTTGGAGCCctacaaaaaaaagtaaagcaatCAGTAATTCATTAGAGGACAGCAAAACGGCAGTGGGAAAAAGAGCAAGGGCATAAAACTTTATGAGCAGAGACGTTTCTGCTGATGGTACAGGTTCTGCTCACGGTACATAGGGTTCAGTACGCTGGTACCAGATAAGAGCACATACAGGGCCCAAGGTGAGAGGCCGGGCATGGAGGAGAGCCCGTGTCCCAGTGGCTTCGGAAACACAAACAGCGGGAGCAGATAccacagggcagctgcaggggaagggcagGACGGGCGTTACCGTACCCGCGGGCGTTTCTGTGGGTGGGCATCACCGCAACGTGCAGCGGTGCGGGGTGTGTGGGGAGATGTCCTTTGCAACAGCCTCTCAAAGGGATGCGGGATCATTCCCCATCCCATGACGACCTGACATCGGGCCACAAACAAACCTCGAGAAACAAACCGAGCTCTCGGAGAGCCAGTGGTGGCCGGGCGCACGGGAAGCGAGAACCCGCGGTGCGCCGGGAGGAGCCGCTGCCGCCCGAGACGCCTCTCCGGGACGGTCGTGCTCTACCCGGGCATGGCCAAGgctgtgccctgggctggggcagcgcTGCCTTTCACCGCTACGCCGAGCCGGCGGTGGGAGCGGAGCAGCTGCGCCCCGCTCGGCTCggcacggctcggctcggctcgacTCGGCTCGGCCCGGTCCAGCTCCGCTCCGCCAGTCTGGCCGTGCCGCTGAGTCAGCCGCGGGGGGGCCCGGAGGCGCCCGGCCCCGGGCGTGGCGGGTGGGGGCGGGCGCGCTGCCCGCCGCCCTCCGGGGGATAAAAGGCCGCGGCCGGAGCCCGCCCGCGTCTGCAGCCTTCCCGCGCCGCCGGCAGCATGACCGCCATCGGGGCGCAGGTATGTGGCTCCCGCCGCCGGGCCGGGGTGCGGGGCAGGATCCGGGCCGAGGGCTATGCATCGCCCCGCCGGGAGGCTGTCGCTTCGGCTAGTCCCTGGCACTGGGTGGCCGAAGTCGCTCCGATCCTTCCCGGAGCTGGCCGGCCGGAGCCCCTCCACCGCCTGCTCCGCGGCTCTCCCGTCCCTACCAGCCGGGCTGCAGCCGCGCTTGCCGCCGCACCTGAGCACCGCCGCTTGCCCTGCAGAGTTGGAGGCGGCTGCGAGGTGCTTGGCTTGGCTTTAGGGTAAAATTATGGGACTTTTGGGAGGTTTGGAGGAGAGGGGCACACGTGGGGGCTGCAGCCGGAGATCCCCCGCCCCAGcggagccgagccgtgccgCGGGGGTGAGGAGCCGGGTCCGGACCGCTGCTGCtggcaagaggaggaggaggagagccgggttggctgcagcccggGAGGGCTGTGGGAAAAGGGGTGCGGTGCTGGTAGTTGTGTGCCCAGCGCCCTGCTCCTGCCGCCTCCCGGCCTCTGCTTCCATCCTCCCAGAGGCTGGGGCTTTCCCCTAGCCCTGCCACAGTAGGAGGCTGTGCCACGGGGACTGCGGGGCAGGGatcctgctcagcccagagccTTTGTGATCCTGAACCTGGGCCTTGACGTGGGAGCATTGTTTATGCAGCCCGGGAACTGGGCTTCACCCACCCTTCCTTTCTCCTGGGTACAGCCTGTAACAAATTTCTCGCCTTCCCCTGCAAGAAGGGGTCTGATGTACccaagcaaatattttcaagtgCTGGAGTCCCACAGCTCTGTCTCCCTGGTTTTGTTTCACCCTTCATTAGTGGTTAACTCAGGGGCTTTTTGCTTCTACTCTCTTTTAAGGCCCAGAGGCTACTGGCACACCGGAGACCTCAGAAATCCTTCTTTGAGACACTTATCAGGAGCCTAATCATCCTGTGCGTGGCCATAGCAGTGGTCCTGTCGTCTATCTCTGTCTGCGATGGCCGCTGGCTCTTTGCGAGGGGGCAGCTCTTTGGACTGTGGCACCTCTGCAGCGTTGGCAACGGCAGCGTCCTCAAGTGCGTCACGGACCTCAGCCTGGCCAAGGTGGAAGGGCTGAGTGTTGGGATGATTCCCATCAGAAGCATGGTGTCCTTTGCTGTCGTGGTGGCCATATTCggcctggagctgctgatggtGTCCCAAGTCTGTGAGGATGCCAACGCAAGGCGGAAGTGGTCGATGGGCTCCCTTctcatcctcagctccttcttgCTGTCGGCCACCGGGGTTCTGAgcttctccatcctcctgaagGATCAACTCAGCTTCATGGGCTTCACACTGACGTACTGGTGTGAATTCGTTGCCgcctttctcttcttcctgaaCGGGATCAGTGGACTTCACATCAACAGCCTCACGCACCCCAGGAGTGGGGTAGGCAAAATCTAGGTGCAAAGGGTGCACCTCCGCCTTTGTGTAATCAGCTTTGCCAATTAGACTGGAAAAAAAGGGAGTGGAATGAAGTTTGAAAAGGACACCGTGTCTTAAATCGTGTGCAAGGAGGGCAAGGGTGCGTCAGCCCTGGTGCCTGTAGAAGACATAACCACCCACCAGTCAGCACAGAGGCTGCGTGACATGAGAAGAGCAGAGATTGGGATTGAGGAAGAGGACATCCCATGAAACATGCAGAGGGGTGGCAGACTGCAGTCTACACATGTGGGTTATTTTGAGGCTTACACAAAGCCtgtgctgtcatggttttggtGTTGCTATGCTTTTCCTCATACTCTGGAGCCTGTGAAGAGTGTGACACAACTTTTGTTTGTCTCTGTCTCAGGGACAGATGATTTATGCCTGACCATGCTCTCTGACATGGAATATTGAGAATCTTCACTGTATCTCGCTCCTCCATCTCCTTCAGAAGAGAAGCCACACAGACCTTGATCTGGTCAcccattttgttttctgctagCATGTTCCCTGTACCCTTCCTTTGAGTTTTTCTGGGACACTTCTGACAGAAGCACAGGGACATACAGCTGTCTTGGGGCCAAGAGCAGGTGCTGGGTGATGCAGGTATGCAGGGAAGGGTTGTGATGCCTTCCTCGGGCAGTAGTGGCCTCTGCCCACTGTCACTGCTTCTCTGCCACCTGTGTAGGGCACGTGCCAATTGACCACGCAAGCTGCTCCCTCACAGCCCTTGCACAATTCACTGTAATGGGGCATTGGTCTTCCTAGCTTCTTTTTTGTATCTTAGGGGCAAGAGGGACAAGCTCTGCACGGGCTGTAGGTGGATGTTGTGGCTGGGCAGACTATGCTGAGGCCACTGGACCTTCTGGGGCATGTTTGGTTGTCAGGATTTCCCCCTGGGACAGTGAGAAGTCAGCTCAAGCTCATCCTGTAGCTGAGAGTCTTGTCTACCATTTCTTCTGGGAGGAGAAAGCTCTAGATCCTTGTGGCCAGACCAAGTCCTTTTCTCCCCCCTGATTAACAATAGGCCTGGGAGGAGAAGTTGCCCAAGACTGCCAAAGCTGATGGGGGCAGCTCTAATCTGCCACAGAGACTTGGCCCAAATTATGTTAAGGCTGGTGGTCTTCCTGGTAATGCCTGAGTCAAGGTCTCCAAAATAGCTGCAGCTTTGAAGTACCCTGTGgtgtaaaaaagagaaatgaccTGAGCAGGAGACCTCAGGAGGTTGATAGCCCTACATGTGTGTCCTTCCTGCCCAAATATAGGACTTGGTTGCCCACAGATAAAAATGTATTCAGAATGTTTCAGgtttaatgtttgttttgtatCCACTGGTAAAGCCACTTGTGTTTTTGTTTCACAGCAAATGTTTCTTGTATGTTTCATCTCTGCAGCTTGTCCGATAGCTGTTGGGCAAGGTTCTCCTTTCTTGGGCTACAAGTTTGACACAATTTTTCACCTGAAAAGCACAACAGTACAAAGGCTGATAAGGCTGTGTAGGTGAGCCATGATGAGACAGTCTTAAGTCCTGCTTGAGCATACATCCATGCTTACCCAGAGTGCTCCTGTGGACTTGCTTGCCTTCATGAGGACTGTCTCCATTCCCTCTCAGATTTCTGTAACTCTAGCACCTAAGCCTGTTTTGTGATGCTGTCTCAAACCAGGCTTGCTCTGGACAGTGTCAGTTGTGCTTTTGCACATGAATGTGACCATCTTTCTGCCAACATAATGCACAGAGCTGCCCAGCCAACTCTTGAAGTTCTTGCAATGCCCAGAGTTTGGTTTCTTGACCAACTCTCAAGGACTCATGCCCTTAAGCTGCCTCTGGAAAACTCCACTGTGACTGTGTCTCTCTTGGTGAAGGTGCTTTTAATTTGCTGAATTGCACTGTTGAAAACATGCTAGTGGACTGATCTTGTAGATGCTTCTGCAAACACTACCGTTGGCTTTAGCAGAGCCACTTATCACAGAGAGAATCTGCAAGGTTTATTCCCAAACTGTTGCACTTTGGTGTTAGTGCCTTAATTAACCCAAAAAATCAATTGTGGTGCCTAGGGGTGCCCATGCCAGGTGTGCAGTTCTCCTATATGAAGTCAAGGGTGTCCATGGCTTGACTAGAAATTCAGAGTGCCTTTTTGGTGATGGCAGAAACTGGAAATCAATTCTGCAGGTACTCTTTGTTAGTGGGAGGCTGTGCCCCTAACCCTTTCActgggggaaggcagctgtagcCAGCTGGAGCCCCAGGCTGGTGCCTCTTGCTCAGATTAGAGGGAGGCAGTGGGGAAATGGCCACTGAGTTCACTCAAGACTTGGTGCAGTTGTGAATGAAGTTGTGAAGTTTTAGATTGCCCTCTGCTAGCTGAAGAAGAGGCCTTTTGGGGACAGGGAATCCTCTAGGGAAAACACAGTAACTATATTTGGTTTTCCAGCTGGCTTTGTATAGTACTGCTTGACTTATACTGGAAGAAGATGTGTTTTGATGGCTACATATTACAAAATGGGGCTGACTGTCCAGGAGACACAGGACAGCCTCTGCAGCAGTGGGTAACTTTTCTGAAGCCTGGAGAAGTGTTAAGCAACGTTTCTGAAGTTTGTTAAAtaaatttctttgaaataagataattgtaattctttcttttcatatttacaTGCTGGGGGGTAGATTTAAGGGGATGAGTGAGGTTTATGTAATCTCCCAAGCACCACTTCTGTTTACCCAGCCAGACTGAGGAAGAAACTGATAGGCACTTGGGTGAGCTCTGACCAAGAAGGCTGATGCACCACTGCACATTCCCCTCTCCCTTCTGTGTCCACATCAGCCCAAGCAGCCAGcactggatttttttgtcttgcaAAACAAGAAGGGGCAGTCAGCTGTCCTGCTTCATGGGAATTAGAAGAGATAACCTTGTAGGAGCTTAATGATTTCCTGCTGTTATATTTGCTCTGTTTACCAGCTAAAGAGCTCTTTCCTGTGTCCTTCACCTCCCCTTTCCCACACCACACCCTATGTCTGGAGCATCTTTGCTCTTTTCCTCAGCTCTGCTTATATGGCCTGCAGAAGCAATATCTCGAGTACAAATgtatttatgcttttttttttttcctcccaagctTACTGTATGAACAAGTTTAGTTAAATGTCAGGAAAACAGATTTCCAGCTTTGACACAATTAGTTTATGTAAGCTCAAGTTAATTAGCACCTGGTGTTTTCCTTCTGATGGGAGAGGTCATTGGCCTGTCTCTGATGGTTTAATATATCTCAAAAGCAGGGTAGTGAACATCACCTTTTGTTAATGAGCTGTTTAGGCTTGCTCAGTTACCAGCTTTAATTAGAAACTTGTGCACAAACCATTGCTTGCAGGTAAGAATAAGGAAATAACGGTCTGGGGCATGCTGGCTAGAGATGTCTTGGGCTGATACCAGTCTTTTGATCTTAAGTCTGCAGTAACTTCATCAGCTGTGCTTGGGAGGGTCACCTACTTTGGGGGTTaagctttgtttgcttttgtgagCTAGGGAAAGGTGATTACGGGAAGATGACTGTCCTCAtctgccttctctttccttctgctgtgcCCTATGGTGAGTAGGCAATCGCCTTTATTCTAAACCTTTCATATCAGCTTGCACACTTAAGAAGGACCACCTTTTtggatgaggggaaaaaagaaaatcttcccTGGGGGCAGCCTAGAAGGGATGTTGGCTGCATTCCTGAGGCATTTCACTGGGATCCAACCCCTGGGAACTGGCAACACCCCATTCAGAAACAGTTCAGCTTTCTGATGCCCGGGAAGGTGTTGCACAATGTGAATGCTCACTGCACAGCAATACTGCTTTTTTGCTGGGTACTTCCTTGTTGCTGTGTTGAGAGAGAAAATCCATTAATTACTTCATCTTAAATTCAGCCTTGGGTCTTAAACTGCTGATGttcaggctgcaggagctgctgcctgcagagctgcaacTACCTTCTCAGGGCACCTAGTGTGAATAGCCAGAGGCTGTCACCAGTGACCCTGATAACTACTTGGCTGAAGAATGATAGTCTTATGTACTGATAACAAATGAATGCTTTACACTGAATACCGAGGAGGGATTCAGAGAGAGGGAGTTCTGAATGTAGAGAGCTTGTGTTGAGCCTGTGTCAGTTGTCTCAGGctactgctgctggcagcttgtGTCTTTCACTAGTTCACCTCCCACTTTTTTCATTGCTTGCTGAGATTtacttccctgttcctcttcaTCTGCTTGTAAACATGTCAACATTCCCAGAACTAAGTACCTCTTTAGTGATGTCAGTGCAGTTAATCAAGAGAGATCCTCAGGAGGGCAGAATGCTTTTGCATCGCCTGTGCAGAAAGAAGGTGAGTGAAATGAGAACCTATCCCACTGCAGTGGTGTTTGGCAGCAGCTTTCTCCAGGCAGGTCACAGCACCAAAATGCCTGGGGCTACATGCTTGCCAGGACTGGAAATGCCAGCTGATATCTGAGGCTTTTCATGGAGCCTCAGTTCTTCATACAAACCAGGCCATCCCTCAATGCCTGAAGCAAACTTGTAGTACAGAACCGGGAAATGCTTCCTTTCTGTGGTTATTACAGACAagtcaaaaccaaaatgatCAAGTTAAACAATAACTTatgctatatattttttttaatacaaaaaaaaaaagcccacagagTGTTTTATTTTGGGGCATGTGGTTCACCCCTATTTCACCAAAACTCCTATACAAAGACATATCATGCTCAGCCTGAGCTCCACCCGACCTTGTGCTGGTCCTACCTACAGACTGTGAGATTGAGCTCTTACACTGGCTTGTGGGAGAGTCAATAATTGCATCAGATCTGATTAATTACATGTTATTGTGTCTCTGAATCgatatttcttcatttatgcttgcatttgcatttaaaacaaacatctGTTTTGTCTTGACTGATAAGTGTTTCATTCTCAGACGGGGAACTTGGAAGTTGCCCTTGgaagttgtttcatttttcttggtgATCTTTGTAGTCCAGAGAGAAAATTAGGCTAATGGTTGTATCTTTTTGTAAGTACCTGACTTGCTAAATGCACAGGGACAGAGTGAACCCCTAAGAAGGTTGGAGCCTCTACTTGGCAGCAAGAGGTGAAATCTTTCACTCAAACCTGCATGAAGGAGTTTTCACTTTCTGTCATGGGACTGATCCCCCTTCTACTCTTCCTTCCACTTGCTTTGGCTTTTAAGTTTTAAAGGACAAATTTGATTCAAAACCTTGCAATTTCCAAAAGCATAAGCTTCAAATTAATTCCTGGAAACACttactttgtttgctttctgtttgatttttatttgttgttgttttcatgGTTTTAAAGAGATtcagctctcctgctgctgggtgaCTTGCATCAGCAGGCAAAGCCAACGAGGCCAGAGAGAGCACAAAACCCTCCTGCTAACCCCCCCTCCCTGTTCCAGAATCTCAGTGTTTGAAGCCATGCTAATAGCACTCAAAAACTTGCTTCTGCACAGGTAATTTTACTTTGAAAGCCTCTATTTAATTTCTCTGCACGTTTCCCTTCTGGTGAAGTGGCAGAAGTCTGCCATGAGAGTTTGGTGTGAACAAAGGCTGTTGGAGCGGTTTTGCCAGATGGGTTGGGGAATGCTGCTTCATCAGCATTTGACATACCATGCACGTTTTGCCATTGTCTTGTAGGGTGATCAGGAGAGGGAGAAATGTGATAAAAGCCACTCACTCTCTATTCAGCCATCTTTGCCCAGGCAAGAGTTGCCCCAACTGTGGAAAGGCAGACACAAAATCAAGTAGGACGTTTGATCACATTTGtcagatcattttttttaatccttttgttTAACAGTTTTATCCTCATGAACATAAAGCTGCAATAGAAGCTCAGACACCTTGCAACAGTGTATTACAGAGTGCAGTCTTGCAGATTTCAGCATGCTGAGTGATTGCACACTCTAAAGAGTTTTTTTGCTAGCCACTATGGTGGTGTTTTTCACAAGATACCTCATGCTGCCCGGTTTAACTGAGTTTTAAACATCTCAAAGGCTTTCATTGCTTCCCTTCAAAGACTAATTGGATAAGTCTCAGAGGTACAGACTGGCAAAAGCCATCTTACTAAAGTTTCTTGCCAATCCTTGGAATATGCTAGAATAGCTCCTTTTTTTGGCATTCCAAAAAGATAGAAAGATCCAAATTGGACCTCTGTTATTTCTGAGGTCTCCACTGTTTGAAgaggcaaaggaagaaaactgaacCCACCACTGTCACTGGAGCATACCTGAGCAACGGATGTACAGCCAGAGTGGAAACAGCTCAGCTGTGCTTTATGTTCTCAGTGTCCAACATCTGTCACCACAACAGAGAGACTTTGAATCAGTAAATTTTAGGGATTAATTGGTTTTGCCTTTCAACCTCATGGTTTGTGTTAAAGGATGGCTCACAACTGCCATTGAGCAAATGGAATGTCTTCCCAGCTTCAATAGCAGGAGAAATTGAGAACATCTAAAACTCACCAGCTTGGCTTAGCCTGGAACATGTTGGAGATACACACTGGAAATCAAAGGTCACATTTAAGGTAGAAATAGCAGCTGAAAAATATCACTGTGGAACGAAACACAAATGTCTGTGACCAGAAACCCAAGGAAGAGCATAATGTTTTGTCCCATTTTGCCTTGCAAAATAATCCACTGCTACACAGGATATAAATGAGCAGATGTGCTTCAAGAACTGTTGATCTACAGCCAAGTCCCGCTTTTGGATATGTACACAGGACTCCCAGCACGGTCCATGGGACTTAACCATGTGTATCTGAGCATGGAGGTATCCTCCAGGTGTACAGTGTTAAAGCAAGCTTGATCTTTGGAGGGTTGCTCTCCTGTGCTCTGGTGGGCTCGACCTCACCATCTGCATCTCTTGAGTTAAGCCACTTCCTCCGTTACTCGCTGAGGTGCTGAGATGATGCAAGTGTTTGCTTAAATGCCACTGCCTCCATTTTCTCTGAACTTCCAGCTGAACCTAGGTAGAAAGGTCACAAAATACTTATTTCACCTAGTTTATCTTGGAGCCCTGTGTTGCAGAGAGCAATAGAACAGGAAAAGGAGAGCAGGGTTACCTTTGCCAAGGTTTGGATTTATGTATTTAACCCCCACTTTAAGGGGTGAGTTAGGGTAGGACCTGTTTCTTGTCTCTTCTAGTGATACTGTTGTTGCAACCACATGATCTTCTggtaatatatttttctgtttagttGCAGGTGAAATTGGGTTTGGTTCAGATTTTTCCaagatttctattttatttatatatataaaaaagggaCATTTTGCCACTCTGAGGTAaataaaaaagcagattttcttctcaaaacaaCTTTTCCTGAACTCTGTTAAAGAATCAAAGCATTTCAAACCTCTCTTCTACTTAAAAGTGACTCTTTCTTCCAACCTTAGGCATGAATAATGTGGgaattttttttaccttccaATAACCTCAAGATCTCCCAGGTTTGGATAACATTTTACCTCACCTCAAAGTGCAAGTTCTATCCCAGAGGCCTGTGTGTTATCATACAACAAAGGAAACAGGCCCTCTTCCAAAAGCTTTAGCTTATGAGAGTTTAATAAACTGGATTGGATGCAGCTTTTGATAAATTCCTTCCCAAGGatcaaacaagcaaaacaggCATGGTATGGCAGATAACAAGGGTGTACATCAGCACCAGTTGATTGTCAGTGTGACTGTGTGCAGGATGGTGCTCCCACCCTCCATTCCCAGACAGTAATAACACTATCTGATTTACAAAAGGGCTGCAGTATAGTTGAGAGGTAAAGTTTGCAGCTGGCATACATTTCCTGAGGTTTGCCAGGTCTAGGAGGTATTTCAGGTAGTTGGGTAGAAAATCCTCAGATAAAAGGTGTAATTCGTTGAAGAATGTATCCCACAGATTAATTAGGCATGCTTGGGCAATAAAAAAGAATGTTACATACACAATACTCACCTCACCATTCAGAAAACAATAAAGTACAGCCACGACAAAGCCCTGAAAGATAAAAGAACCATGGTCAGAGAATTAGAACTGCAGTTTCAGCTTTTGAGTGGGGATGAGACGTCTCAAGGGAAATCAGACAACCTTGGTTTTGCCATTAGCACTCTGTTCTGTTGCAGAGTTatatctctttttcttgttttaaagaaataatagcTTGTCAAATATTACCTGGAATGATCCAAGAGCCAATTcaaaaaaaagctgaatttcCACTGTGCCACTGCTTGCATcttcagggaaaaaagcaaagatgATGTAGTGGACCCCAAAGAGAGGGATGAGGAGGAGTGTTGACTTTGCAAGTCTCCTGAGAatgaaaacagagggaaaagccGGTgtagaaggagaaagaggagctCAAGTGGTTTATGATGCCATAAAGTCATGATGTAGGGGACATACTTGTACTGGTTGAAATCACTGCCCCGTCCTTCAGGGGAGCTCAGCTTCCTCATCAGGATTCTTAAAATGTTGacaaaaagaatgaaattaatctgaaaaaaaacaaaccaaaaggaGGGacgtggaaaaaaaacaacaaaccaaccacCAAATGCCAGAAGCAAATGCACAGTCACCACTTATGTAACTGCCAGGAATCAGCAGAGctggtttggggtgttttggtttaCCAGGCAGAACAGAGGGACTGGGGCTGGCCTGCCCATGTCCTTGTCTTCC belongs to Colius striatus isolate bColStr4 chromosome 11, bColStr4.1.hap1, whole genome shotgun sequence and includes:
- the TMEM37 gene encoding voltage-dependent calcium channel gamma-like subunit → MTAIGAQAQRLLAHRRPQKSFFETLIRSLIILCVAIAVVLSSISVCDGRWLFARGQLFGLWHLCSVGNGSVLKCVTDLSLAKVEGLSVGMIPIRSMVSFAVVVAIFGLELLMVSQVCEDANARRKWSMGSLLILSSFLLSATGVLSFSILLKDQLSFMGFTLTYWCEFVAAFLFFLNGISGLHINSLTHPRSGVGKI